AATTATCTTTTTTAACCTTTCAATTTCCTTTTGCTTGTTCTTCATTGTTCTTTGTTGGTGGAGTATAAGTCTTTCTCTTTCGACAAGATAACTGTCAAATTTCATTTTAAAATCCCATATTTTTTCGTTGTTTATTTCTAAAAATCTTTCACATGTATCTCTTAAAAAGCTCCTATCGTGCGAGATTATAATGTAACCTCCATTAAAGTTTTTTAAGAGGTTTTTAAGAAATCTTATTCCTAAAATATCAAGATAATTTGTTGGCTCGTCTAATAGAATAAACTCTGCATCTTCAATGAAAAGCCTTCCAATTTGAAGTCTTGTTCTCTCTCCTCCACTAAAAGTGGAGATATCTCTGTGCCAATCTTCTTCTTCAAATCCCAGGCCCTTAAGTATACTTCTAACTAGTCTTTCTTTTTCTGGAGTGTTAGCTACTTTCATATAGTATTCGTATGGAGTTTTTTCATCAAATGTTCTAAACTGGTCAAGATACAAAATTTTACCGGAAGTGATTATCTTTCCTGTATAGTCGTTAAAAATACCAGCTATTGCCTTTAAAAGTGTTGTTTTCCCTGAACCATTTTTACCAATTAGTGCAACCCTTTCTTTATCGGATATATTTAAATTAACATCCGACAACAGAGTTTTTCCTGGAAATGAAATTGTAAGATTATTTAGAATGATCAAAGCAAAATCACCTCGTGCTTATTTTTTTTGTTAATTTAAAGCATTCGATTGAAATTAATATAGCAAAAAGATGCCACAAAATTACAAAGATTGTTATGAAAAATAAATGTATCCCGTTTAAGTTTGTATCTCCATGGGCAAGTCCTGTAAGATAAGCATATATATTGGCAGCTAAGAAGTTAGAAATAGATAGTGAAAACAGTAAAACTAACTTTTTGTATTCAAAGAATGCTTTTTTATCTATAATTTGCAAAGTAATAATGCCTAAGGAAGCAATGATTGTAAACGAAATTAATTCTGCTGGCATCATAAAATCGTATAAAAATTTGCCTTTGCTTATTAAAACGATTATTGTTAGCAATACCGGGGTGACCACTGGAAAAGTTGAAACTATAGAAAATAAGTAACTTAAAAATTTAAAAATGTTGCTTTTTTTCATGTTTTGTCACCCCCTTTCATAGTTAGTTTATCACAAAATGCTCTTTAATTCTAATTCTTGACAGAAAATTCATTATTTATACATATTAACATTAATATATATGTGTTATAATGATATGAAAGAAATATGGAGGTGAGATAATGCAGCCACAGTTTAATTTGAATAATGAAAACACAAAAATTAAGGAAAAGATGAAAAATGTAAAACACAAGATAGCAGTTTTAAGTGGAAAAGGTGGAGTTGGAAAGACCACAGTTGCTGTAAACCTTGCAACAGCACTTGCAGAGAGTGGTTACAAAGTAGGGCTTCTTGACCTTGATATGCACGGTCCTAACATAGTAAGGATGCTTGGTGAAAAAAATCCATCGGTTGATGGTGAAGAGATAGTTCCTGCTGAAATTTTACCTAATTTAAAGGCACTTTCTATAGGTATGCTTGTTGAAAGCGGAAAAGCTGTAATATGGAGAGGTCCACTCAAACATTCTGCTATAAAGCAGTTTTTAGGAGATACAAAGTGGGGTGAACTTGACTTTTTGATTTTTGATTTACCACCTGGAACAGGCGATGAAGCGTTAAGTTTATTCCAAACACTCGATGATCTAGATGGAGTAGTTATGGTAACCACACCTCAAAAAGTAGCCCTTGATGATGTAAGAAGGGCAATTGACTTTGTACATTCGATGAACAAAAAATTAATTGGTATAGTCGAAAATATGTCATTTGTAAGGTGCCCAAAATGCGGAGAAAAAATTGAAATATTTGGAAGTGGCGGAGGAAAAATTCTTGCAGAAGAATACAATGTAGAGCTTTTAGGACAAATTCCTCTTGATCCAAAGGCTGCAAAACTTGCAGATGAAGGAAAACCAGTCACCCTTTATATGAGAGAAAGTGAAGTCGAAGAAGAATTTAGAAAGATAGCTGAAAAGGTCGCAAAAGCTGTAGAGGTGGAATAAATGAGAATTGAGCCAACCGGGGATCCTAAGATAAAAAATGAAAATATAAAGAAGAAAAAAGGTTTAAAAGGAAAGCATAAAGTCAGTTTTTCCAGTGAAACCCCCGGTTTTTTCGATGTTTTGCTTGATGTGGAAGAGGAACAAATAAACCAAGAACTTGAAAGAATAGTAAATGACATTCTGGAGGCGGGGAACGATTTTGTTCGTTCTCCAACTCCAGATTCTTTAAGAAAATACAAAGAAAAGATAAAGAAGTTTTTGAAGCTCATTGAAAAAAAGATGTACAAGCTTGGTGGAAAAATGGATTATGCGACTAACACACCACGTCTTCATGTTATTGTTGAAGAAATCGATTCAAAACTTCAAAATCTTGCAGAGAAATTGATTTCAAGTGAGGCTGGAACAATCAATTATGCTGCAAAGGTTGAGGAAATTAATGGACTTATTCTTGATTTGTATAAGTAACAAGTAAGAGGTGAAAGTGTATGAATATTTTGGTTACAAACGATGACGGTGTAACAGCCGATGGAATACTATGTCTTGCTAGAACATTAAGCAAGAAATACAAGGTAACAGTTGTTGCTCCAGAGACTGAACAGAGTGCAGTTGGACATGCAATTACATTAAGGCTACCGCTTTGGCTTAGAAAGTTAGACATAAACGAAAACTTTGAGATATATTCTGTATCAGGGACACCAGCTGATTGTGTAAAAATGGGAATAGATGTTGTACTTGGGGAAAAACCTGATTTGCTAATAAGTGGGATAAATAGAGGGAATAATTTAGGAACTGATGTTGTGTATTCAGGAACTGTTAGCGGAGCACTTGAGGGTGCTATAGCAGGTGTGCCTTCAATTGCAGTTTCAAGTTATAGCTTTGAAAATCCAATGTACGAAACAGCAGCAAAGTTTATATTAGATTTTCTTGAAGAATTTGATGTAAGATCTATTCCGAGGTTTACTGCTCTTAATATAAATGTACCTTCGGTTCCATATGATCAGATTAAGGGATGGAAATTGACACGACAGAGTAAGAGAATGTACGATGATTACTTTGAAAAACGTGTTGACCCTTCTGGAGGAAATTACTATTGGATGATGGGAACTATAATAGAAGATGATCCCGATCCAAAGGCTGATTACAAGGCTATTGCTGAAAATTATGTTTCAGTAACTCCAATAAGTGTTTTCTTAACAAATGAAGAATATTTAAAAAGATTGGAGGAAAGGTATGAAGATAAGACTATACGGTGATCCAATCTTGAGAAAAAAGGCAAAAATAGTGGAAGATTTTGAATATATTCAACAAATAAAGGAAGACTTGTTAAAGATAATGTACCTTGAAGATGGTGTTGGACTTGCGGCACCACAGGTTGGTATCTCTTTAAGATTTTTTGCAATGGATGATGGTAGCGGACCTTTAATCATTGTAAATCCTGAGATAATAGAACATTCTCAGGAAAAAGAAATTGGAGAAGAAGGTTGTTTAAGTCTTCCAGGTATATTTGAAGATGTTGAAAGGTATAAATGGGTAAAATTAAGATATCAGGATGAATATGGGAAAGTTCAGGAAAAGTTGTTTGAGGGGTACAGTGCAAGAATTGTTCAACACGAAAGGGACCATTTAGATGGAATACTCTTTATTGATCATCTGCCAACTAGCGTAAAAAGACGACTTTCTACTGAGCTTTCTAAAATAATGAGGATGAGAATGGAGGAAAAAAAGTGAATTTTGAGGATTTTAACTTGAGTGAAAAAACGTTGAGGGCAATCAACGAGAAAGGATTTGAAAATCCAACGCCAGTACAGGAAAAGGTAATACCTACACTCTTGAAAAAGGAGAAGAATTTAATAGTACAGGCAAAGACTGGAACAGGAAAGACTGCAGCATTTGGAATACCTTTAATTGAACTACTAGAAAACAAAGGATATGTTCAAGCGATCATTTTAACACCGACTAGAGAGCTTGCACTCCAGGTTTCTGAAGAGATTAATTCTCTAAAGCGAAAAAAATTAAAAATTCTTCCAATATACGGTGGTCAATCTATTCAAAGACAGATTGATCATTTGAGAAAAGGTGTAGATATAGTCGTTGGAACTCCGGGAAGAATATTGGATCATCTTGAAAGGGGAACAATAGACCTTTCAAAAGTGGATTATTTTATTTTAGATGAAGCAGACGAAATGCTTGACATGGGATTTATTGATGATGTCGAGAAAATATTAAAGAGCACATCTGATGATAAATTTTTCTTGATGTTCTCTGCAACAATTCCAAAGAGAATAATTGATCTTGCAAAAAAGTATATAAAAAATTATGAGGTTATAAAGATTCAGGATAAGCAGTTGACAACAAATTTAACAGAACAGATATATATTGAACTAAGAGAAAGTGATAAATTTGAGGCGTTGTGTAGAATAATAGACATGGAAGAAGAATTCTATGGAATGGTATTTTGTAGAACAAAAGTTGAAGTTGATACTGTATCATCAAAATTAATTGAAAGAGGATATGATGCCGAAGCACTTCATGGAGATTTCTCTCAATATCAAAGGGAAAGAGTATTAAAAAAATTCAGGGAAAAGAAGGTTAATATTCTTGTTGCAACCGATGTTGCTGCACGTGGAATTGATATAACAGGCTTAACACACGTTATTAATTATTCAATTCCTTTGAATCCTGAACATTACGTTCACAGAATAGGAAGAACAGGAAGAGCCGGGAAAGAAGGTATTGCGATAACTTTTGTAACTCCAAGGGAATATAGACAATTATTTAGAATAAAGAAGTTTTCTAACGCAAAGATAAAGGAAGGAAAAGTTCCATCTGTGGATCAGATTATTAAGACAAAAGCGAAAAAGATAAAAAAACAAGTTGTTGAAAATAATTCAAAAAAGCATGATATTTACTATGAACTTGCAAAAGAACTTCTCAATGAACTTCCTGCCGAAGAGGTTGTTGCAACGTTACTTAGTATGGGGTATAAATCTTTAAACCCAGAAAGTTACAATAATATTTCTCAAATTTCTTCAAAGAAAGAAGAAGTTGTAAGATTATTTATTGCGCTTGGAAAACAATCTGGAATTAACAAAAAGCAATTGATTGATTACATAGTTAAAAATACCGGTATATCAAGTAAAGTTATAAGTGATATTACGGTATTAGATAAATTTTCCTTTATTACAGTTCCTTACAGAGAGGCTGAAATAATTCTTTCCGTCTTTAAAAAGAGAGGACGAAGATCAATAGTATCAAAAGCAAGGGCGAGAAACTAGGAGGTGGATTTTGTGAAGAAGCTTGGTATGGTAGTTTTAGCATCTTTAATTCTTTTATCATTTGTACTCTTGTTTGCAGGAGGGGATAGTACTCAAGGTCCAAAACTTGCCTACATTGATTCTACAAAGGTTTTACAATCATACGATAAATGGATTGACCTTCAGACAAAGTATCAGGAAGATGTTCAATTTTATCAAAAAAAGTTAAATGAACTTGCAGCTGAGATCAACGATATGAAAGAAAAAGGTGCAGCAGCTGATTTAATAAATGCAAAAATTGCAGAGTACACTCAAAAACAAAAACAATACTCTGATTTGTTAAACAGCGAATATCAGAAAAAGTTTGCAGAGCTTGAACAGGAAATACTTCAAAAAATAGCAGAATATGCAGAGATAATGGGTTATGATTTTGTATTTAATAGCAAGACGATGGCATATGGAAATTCAAAGTACGATATTACCGCTCAATTTATTGAATATTTAAAAAGTATGGCACAATAAAAGGTAATATGGAGATAGTATGTAAGGATGTAAAAAAAAGATTCGGTAGAAAACAGGTTTTAAATGGTATAAATTTAAATGTTAGAACAGGTGAAGTGGTAGGCTTGCTGGGACCAAATGGTTCCGGCAAGACTACTTTATTTAATATTATACTTGGTGTTGTTATCCCAAGCTCTGGGAAAATCTATTTAGGTGAAAAAGATATTACAAAAATTCCTATCCATAAAAGGGCAAAGCTTGGTATAACTTATCTTCAACAAGAAACATCAGTTTTTAGACAATTATCCGTTGAAGATAATTTAAAGCTTGTTATTGAATACCATGATAAAGACGTGAAAAAAATACCAAAACTATTAAAAGAATTTGGAATAGATTCGTTAAAGGATCAATATGCGTTTTATCTTTCAGGTGGTGAAAAAAGAAGACTCGAACTTGCAAGAATGATGACCCTTTCTCCGAAGTTTTTGTTGCTTGACGAGCCTTTTGTTGGTATAGATCCAAAAACAGTTAAAGAAATTCAAAAGATGGTTATATCATTAAAAGAGCGCGGGCTTGGTATAATTATAACGGATCACAGCGTGGATGCATTAAAAGATATTGTTGACAGATTATATGTAATACACAAAGGTGATATAATTGCAAGTGGACAACCAGAAGAAGTTTTAAACGATGAAACTGTAAAAGAAGTTTATTTGGGGGGGTAGTTATGAAAATCATTTTAAGCTTAATTTTTTCTATTTGGGGACTTTTTGCGCCTGAAAGTGTTGTTGTAGATAACAGTGGTGGATATTTTATTTCAAATATGGGGAAATTATATGTAAAAGATGGTAATGTTCTCTATCAATCAAAAGAAAAGAATGAATATATTTTGTCTCTTGTTGATCCAAGAGGCCTCTATTTGAATGGAAAAGATTTGTGGATTGTTGATTTTGATAGGTTAATTAAATATGATTTAAGTAGTAAAACATATAAAAGTTATTTTGCTACTTTTCCAAGGTACTTAAATGATGTTACTATGTATGAAGGAAAAGTTTATGTTACTGACACTTACGGTAACTCTGTTTATATCTTAGAGAATGATAAATTAAATGTTGTCTTTAATATTTTAAGACCAAACGGTATTACAACTGATGGAAAATATTTGTATGTCATTTCTTTTGAAAATCCTGCAGTGGTTTATAAATGTTCTAAGGAAAGTGTTGTTGAAAGCTTTACACTTTCAGATGTTAAAGGTGGAGATGGAATCTTTTTTGCTGATGATTTATTTTTTGTTTCAGGTTACAACTCCAAGAATGTAGTTGTATATGATAAGGATTGGAATAAACTACTTGAAAAGAAAGGTTTTTCATCGCCTTCAGATCTGTATTATAAGGATGGATATTTGTATGTTCCCGATATGAAAGATGGGAAAATTTATGTATTTCAGGTGAAAAAGGAGAAAAGTAAATGAGTTATAGCTATCTTGTAAGGTTTAAAAAACTAGGTCCATATAGATTTGTAGCAGGGCTTGATACAATTACTATGATTGAGAGGACTTTTAGAAGAACAAATTTAAAATTAACTTTTACGGAAGGTTTTCATCCAAAACCTAAGTTTTCATATATTGATCCAGTTTCAACGGGTGTAATCGACCTTGCATTTTACGTAAATATAAATCTTGAAGAAGACTATGATCCGCAAGTTGTTTATAACGAAATTGAAGAGGTTCAGCCGCTTCATTTGAAAGTAGATAATGTAACTAAAAATTTTGTAAATTTATCAAAAATAGAAAAATATGAATTTTTAGTTTTTGTAAAAAAGCCTTTTGATTTTGATGTGACTAAAGTTATTGAAAAGAAAACAAAACGAGGGATACGTCAAATTAGCCTGGATGTTCTTGAAAATGTAAGAAAATTTGAAAAAAAGGATTATGTTGTGATAAACTATATTATTAGGAAGGAAAATACTTTTAATCCATATCTTTTATCAGATAAAGTTTTTCTTGCACTAAGAAAAGAAGCTTATATTCAAGATAATGCTCTTTCTCTTCTTTTTGAAAGGGGTGCTTAAATGAAAAAAATATTAGTGGTAGATGATTCCGAGGTTTTAAGAAAAATTACATCCTTTAATTTAAAGAAAGCAGGCTTTGAAATTTATGAAGCAGTTGATGGTGTTGACGGTCTTGAGAAAATGAAAGAAATAATGCCGGATTTGATAATTCTAGATATTATGATGCCAAGGCTCGATGGTTTTGGAGTTTTAAAGGAAAAAGGTCAAGATGAATCAATTAAGGATATCCCGGTTATAATCTTAACTGCAAAGGGTGGCAGTGAGGATGAAAGACTTGCAAAATCTTTAGGGGCAAAGATGGTAATGACCAAACCATTTAGTCCTTCACAACTAATTGAAGAAGTTAAGAGGTTGATTGAAAATGATTAAAAGATTACAAGAAATTTATGAAAGACTCTGTGAAATTTCTGGTAAAGAATCCAAAATTTTCGAATCAGAAGAAAAACTATTGAATGCAATAGAAGAAGAAATAGAAAAAATAAATGCAGAAATTTTGGCTTACAAGCAAGAGCTTGAATCTTCAACTATTTTAATTGAGAGTCAACTTGAAGAGATAACAAGGCTATATGAGGAAATTTCCACACTTTTTGAAATTAGCAAAATTATTACCTCTAATATTGAGACAAAGCAGATTTTAAGACCTATACTTTATACATTAAAGAAGGCAATGGGATTTAAATGTGGAATAATTTCTATAAATTTTGATGGAAAGGTTATAGAAACGGTTGGAACATGCCCAGAAAATATTGACCAGCTTCTTAGTGAGAATGCAATGGAGTTTTCTCCTGATACAGTTATTAAAGAAAGATGTGAAAAATTAAACGGTGAAAGTATAATTTTTAAATATATTTCAACTACATCTGATGAAAAAACTGGTTATCTATTATTTGTTGGAAAAGAAAGTGGTTCTATTTTTACAGCAGGGGATAAAAAGATCGTAGAATCTACGGCTCAGCAGATTTCAGGGAGTATTGAAAGAGAAATAGCATTGAAAGAAGAAATTGAAAGAGAAAGATTAAACCAGCAGATAGAAATTGCAAGAAATATCCAGCTTAACTTCTTTCCAAAGAAATTCCCACATGATGATAATTTTGATTCTTTTGGTGAAAGCACGCCGGCAATACATGTTGGTGGAGATTATTTTGATATATTTGTAAAAAATGACTTTTTATTTGGAATTGTTGCGGATGTATCTGGAAAAGGACTTCCCGCATCTTTAATTATGTCTTCTATGAGAAGTGCTTTTAAATCTTTGATAGAAAGTACTGATGGAGATTTAAAAAGAACGTTTAATAGTTTAAATAACATGGTTTCTGTAGATGTTGGTGAGGATAGATTTGTAACGTGTGTTTCTTTTAAAATATCAAGAGATGGTGTTCTTGAAGTAATAAATGCTGGTCATGATCCGCTTTACATAGTAAATTCTTCTTCCATATCTAAGGTTGAATCTACAAATACTCCTCTTGGAATGTTTGAGGATATGGATTTTGAGGTTCAAACATTTAAACTTTCTAGTGGTGATTTAATTTTTGCATATACGGATGGAATTCCTGAAGCAAGGAATTTGAGTGGAGAAGAATATGATTTTGAACGTCTTGAGAGAATTTTAAAGAAGGTATATCTTTTATCTGCAAAGGAAATAATATACAACGTTGAGAATGATGTTTTAAAATTTTCTCAGGGTGCCCCGCAGCACGATGATATGACCTTACTTGCTATTAAATATTTTAATTAGGAGGTGTATTGATGGTAGATGTAGGTTCTTTAAGTAAGGGAATGTACATAAAGTATGAAGGAGAAATTTACAGGGTAATTGATGTAAACAAACATTTTAGGGCAAGAGGCTCAGGTTTGATTAGAACAAAACTTAAAAATATATCTACAGGACTTGTAAGGGAAGTAAATTTCAACAGTGGTGAAAAAGTAGAAGAAGCAGAAATTACGTTTAGAAAGGCTTCATATATATATAACGATGGTGAAAACTATTACTTTATGGATAATGAAACGTTTGAAC
This genomic window from Thermosipho africanus Ob7 contains:
- a CDS encoding Mrp/NBP35 family ATP-binding protein gives rise to the protein MQPQFNLNNENTKIKEKMKNVKHKIAVLSGKGGVGKTTVAVNLATALAESGYKVGLLDLDMHGPNIVRMLGEKNPSVDGEEIVPAEILPNLKALSIGMLVESGKAVIWRGPLKHSAIKQFLGDTKWGELDFLIFDLPPGTGDEALSLFQTLDDLDGVVMVTTPQKVALDDVRRAIDFVHSMNKKLIGIVENMSFVRCPKCGEKIEIFGSGGGKILAEEYNVELLGQIPLDPKAAKLADEGKPVTLYMRESEVEEEFRKIAEKVAKAVEVE
- a CDS encoding YaaR family protein; protein product: MRIEPTGDPKIKNENIKKKKGLKGKHKVSFSSETPGFFDVLLDVEEEQINQELERIVNDILEAGNDFVRSPTPDSLRKYKEKIKKFLKLIEKKMYKLGGKMDYATNTPRLHVIVEEIDSKLQNLAEKLISSEAGTINYAAKVEEINGLILDLYK
- the surE gene encoding 5'/3'-nucleotidase SurE, translated to MNILVTNDDGVTADGILCLARTLSKKYKVTVVAPETEQSAVGHAITLRLPLWLRKLDINENFEIYSVSGTPADCVKMGIDVVLGEKPDLLISGINRGNNLGTDVVYSGTVSGALEGAIAGVPSIAVSSYSFENPMYETAAKFILDFLEEFDVRSIPRFTALNINVPSVPYDQIKGWKLTRQSKRMYDDYFEKRVDPSGGNYYWMMGTIIEDDPDPKADYKAIAENYVSVTPISVFLTNEEYLKRLEERYEDKTIR
- the def gene encoding peptide deformylase — encoded protein: MKIRLYGDPILRKKAKIVEDFEYIQQIKEDLLKIMYLEDGVGLAAPQVGISLRFFAMDDGSGPLIIVNPEIIEHSQEKEIGEEGCLSLPGIFEDVERYKWVKLRYQDEYGKVQEKLFEGYSARIVQHERDHLDGILFIDHLPTSVKRRLSTELSKIMRMRMEEKK
- a CDS encoding DEAD/DEAH box helicase; the encoded protein is MNFEDFNLSEKTLRAINEKGFENPTPVQEKVIPTLLKKEKNLIVQAKTGTGKTAAFGIPLIELLENKGYVQAIILTPTRELALQVSEEINSLKRKKLKILPIYGGQSIQRQIDHLRKGVDIVVGTPGRILDHLERGTIDLSKVDYFILDEADEMLDMGFIDDVEKILKSTSDDKFFLMFSATIPKRIIDLAKKYIKNYEVIKIQDKQLTTNLTEQIYIELRESDKFEALCRIIDMEEEFYGMVFCRTKVEVDTVSSKLIERGYDAEALHGDFSQYQRERVLKKFREKKVNILVATDVAARGIDITGLTHVINYSIPLNPEHYVHRIGRTGRAGKEGIAITFVTPREYRQLFRIKKFSNAKIKEGKVPSVDQIIKTKAKKIKKQVVENNSKKHDIYYELAKELLNELPAEEVVATLLSMGYKSLNPESYNNISQISSKKEEVVRLFIALGKQSGINKKQLIDYIVKNTGISSKVISDITVLDKFSFITVPYREAEIILSVFKKRGRRSIVSKARARN
- a CDS encoding OmpH family outer membrane protein, producing MKKLGMVVLASLILLSFVLLFAGGDSTQGPKLAYIDSTKVLQSYDKWIDLQTKYQEDVQFYQKKLNELAAEINDMKEKGAAADLINAKIAEYTQKQKQYSDLLNSEYQKKFAELEQEILQKIAEYAEIMGYDFVFNSKTMAYGNSKYDITAQFIEYLKSMAQ
- the lptB gene encoding LPS export ABC transporter ATP-binding protein, which codes for MEIVCKDVKKRFGRKQVLNGINLNVRTGEVVGLLGPNGSGKTTLFNIILGVVIPSSGKIYLGEKDITKIPIHKRAKLGITYLQQETSVFRQLSVEDNLKLVIEYHDKDVKKIPKLLKEFGIDSLKDQYAFYLSGGEKRRLELARMMTLSPKFLLLDEPFVGIDPKTVKEIQKMVISLKERGLGIIITDHSVDALKDIVDRLYVIHKGDIIASGQPEEVLNDETVKEVYLGG
- a CDS encoding TIGR03936 family radical SAM-associated protein — translated: MSYSYLVRFKKLGPYRFVAGLDTITMIERTFRRTNLKLTFTEGFHPKPKFSYIDPVSTGVIDLAFYVNINLEEDYDPQVVYNEIEEVQPLHLKVDNVTKNFVNLSKIEKYEFLVFVKKPFDFDVTKVIEKKTKRGIRQISLDVLENVRKFEKKDYVVINYIIRKENTFNPYLLSDKVFLALRKEAYIQDNALSLLFERGA
- a CDS encoding response regulator, which produces MKKILVVDDSEVLRKITSFNLKKAGFEIYEAVDGVDGLEKMKEIMPDLIILDIMMPRLDGFGVLKEKGQDESIKDIPVIILTAKGGSEDERLAKSLGAKMVMTKPFSPSQLIEEVKRLIEND
- a CDS encoding GAF domain-containing SpoIIE family protein phosphatase, with the protein product MIKRLQEIYERLCEISGKESKIFESEEKLLNAIEEEIEKINAEILAYKQELESSTILIESQLEEITRLYEEISTLFEISKIITSNIETKQILRPILYTLKKAMGFKCGIISINFDGKVIETVGTCPENIDQLLSENAMEFSPDTVIKERCEKLNGESIIFKYISTTSDEKTGYLLFVGKESGSIFTAGDKKIVESTAQQISGSIEREIALKEEIERERLNQQIEIARNIQLNFFPKKFPHDDNFDSFGESTPAIHVGGDYFDIFVKNDFLFGIVADVSGKGLPASLIMSSMRSAFKSLIESTDGDLKRTFNSLNNMVSVDVGEDRFVTCVSFKISRDGVLEVINAGHDPLYIVNSSSISKVESTNTPLGMFEDMDFEVQTFKLSSGDLIFAYTDGIPEARNLSGEEYDFERLERILKKVYLLSAKEIIYNVENDVLKFSQGAPQHDDMTLLAIKYFN